From a region of the Sander lucioperca isolate FBNREF2018 chromosome 8, SLUC_FBN_1.2, whole genome shotgun sequence genome:
- the LOC116037749 gene encoding nuclear factor 7, brain-like, with translation MASTWSAPTEELSCPVCQDIFKDPVLLPCSHSFCSACVQSWWTTKRRLECPVCKTVSPTEVPPPRNLVLKNLCEAFLLEVDSGVFCRLHAEKFKLYCLDHQTPICVVCRDSSQHKNHSCVPVDEAAESHRKDLREYLKTIREKVELSDEEKLEWQKTDEEIKSQAQDTEKKIREEFKVLQQFLLTEEEVRIAALKEEVMHKRNIIKEKIAVLTSEVNAMRSTIQTIDAGLRDVDDTSFLLKVDALKRPARLPLPDDPEQVTAGPPIDVAKYLGNLSFTVWCKMKEIVSYTPVILNLNTAHPEIHLSEGLTNVRCGPKQTLVATPERMEQHRSVLGSEGFTSGSHSWDVETGDNHVWALGVMAQDAQRMGDNRSGLWMVRFCNGKYTAFSPSRPESVLPLKHRLQRVRVHLDWDGGELSFLDPDTNVAIHAFTHTFTERLFPYINTWSDRPLKILPVKLSVTITQ, from the coding sequence atggctTCCACCTGGTCGGCACCAACTGAGGAGCTCTCCTGTCCGGTCTGCCAGGATATTTTTAAAGACCCTGTTCTTCTTCCTTGTAGCCACAGCTTTTGTAGTGCCTGTGTGCAATCATGGTGGACAACGAAACGACGACTTGAATGTCCCGTTTGCAAGACAGTGTCTCCGACTGAAGTACCACCACCTCGCAACCTGGTGTTGAAGAACCTGTGCGAGGCTTTTCTACTGGAGGTGGACTCTGGGGTTTTCTGCCGCCTCCACGCCGAAAAGTTCAAGCTCTACTGCCTGGACCACCAGACACCTATCTGTGTTGTCTGTAGAGATTCAAGCCAACACAAAAACCACAGCTGCGTTCCAGTCGACGAGGCAGCAGAGTCTCACAGAAAGGATCTCCGGGAATACCTGAAAACTATACGGGAGAAAGTGGAACTCTCTGATGAAGAGAAACTTGAATGGCaaaaaacagatgaagaaattAAGAGTCAAGCTCAGGACACGGAGAAGAAGATAAGAGAGGAGTTCAAGGTGCTTCAGCAGTTTTTGCTAACCGAGGAAGAGGTCAGGATTGCTGCACTGAAGGAAGAAGTGATGCATAAAAGAAATATTATAAAGGAGAAGATTGCAGTTTTGACCAGTGAGGTAAATGCCATGCGTAGTACTATCCAAACCATAGACGCAGGGTTGAGAGATGTTGACGACACGTCATTCCTTTTAAAAGTCGATGCTTTAAAGAGACCCGCTCGCCTCCCCCTGCCGGATGACCCGGAGCAGGTCACAGCAGGACCCCCCATCGACGTTGCCAAATACCTGGGAAATCTGAGCTTCACCGTCTGGTGCAAAATGAAGGAGATAGTGTCATACACCCCTGTCATCCTGAACCTCAACACTGCCCATCCAGAGATCCACCTGTCTGAAGGTTTGACCAATGTGAGATGTGGACCCAAACAGACTCTTGTTGCAACCCCAGAGAGGATGGAGCAGCACCGCAGCGTCTTGGGCTCTGAGGGCTTCACCTCAGGGAGTCACAGCTGGGACGTGGAGACTGGAGACAATCATGTATGGGCACTGGGTGTGATGGCACAAGATGCCCAGAGGATGGGAGACAACCGGTCTGGCTTGTGGATGGTGAGGTTTTGCAATGGTAAATACACAGCATTCTCCCCATCACGCCCAGAGTCTGTCCTCCCACTGAAGCACAGACTCCAGAGGGTCAGAGTGCACCTGGACTGGGACGGAGGGGAGCTATCCTTCTTGGATCCAGATACCAACGTTGCCATACAcgccttcacacacacattcaccgaAAGGCTGTTTCCATACATCAACACCTGGAGTGACCGCCCACTGAAGATATTGCCAGTGAAGCTCTCTGTAACCATAACACAGTAG
- the tmem177 gene encoding transmembrane protein 177, whose amino-acid sequence MASRFLKYAVLLQKYRTPLIIASCGGVFAVNMFHHVFPEVSYRQLYQAWFKGEPVTLSEKLEDVFQQVLKDYGVSSPKNFSAFASFGFHPVGAGVPWLSGAQIGIPANFNSKSDDPSGITNRTIFINGKAVDWSSETGSALQEALVFSLEAQKFAIAREVARLQSGGPVINAAVAPFCLGGVWVYSVLMKQLFGLHAGPPLLRGGVNILALGLGAVSYFLTSDAVSQWIDYSSDRRAAGVSRDYAKGGVEFYDKILSRNKTLRTLMGQKGEEMYAPSGNLFPAHLLKMKHTPYTSRREGILTLLREQKA is encoded by the exons ATGGCGTCTCGCTTCCTCAAGTATGCAGTGCTTCTTCAGAAGTACAGGACTCCGCTGATTATTGCGAGCTGTGGTGGGGTCTTTGCTGTCAACATGTTCCACCATGTCTTCCCTGAAGTGTCCTACCGTCAGCTCTATCAGGCCTGGTTCAAAGGAGAACCGGTCACGCTGTCTGAAAAGCTTGAGGATGTTTTCCAGCAG GTGTTGAAGGATTATGGTGTCAGCTCCCCCAAGAATTTCTCTGCCTTCGCTTCCTTTGGGTTCCATCCGGTTGGTGCTGGCGTCCCTTGGCTTTCAGGGGCCCAAATTGGCATCCCAGCAAACTTTAACAGCAAGTCCGATGATCCAAGCGGAATCACCAACCGCACAATTTTCATCAACGGCAAAGCGGTGGATTGGAGCAGTGAAACTGGCTCTGCGCTACAGGAGGCACTGGTGTTTTCCCTTGAGGCACAGAAGTTTGCCATAGCACGAGAAGTGGCCCGCTTGCAGTCCGGAGGACCTGTTATAAATGCTGCTGTTGCCCCGTTCTGCCTGGGTGGGGTTTGGGTGTACAGCGTGCTAATGAAGCAGTTGTTTGGGCTCCACGCTGGGCCTCCACTACTTCGCGGGGGCGTGAACATTCTGGCACTGGGGCTCGGCGCCGTGTCCTACTTCCTCACCTCGGATGCTGTCAGCCAGTGGATTGACTATAGCTCAGACCGGCGAGCGGCAGGAGTGTCCCGTGATTATGCCAAAGGAGGGGTGGAGTTTTACGATAAGATTTTGTCCAGAAACAAGACACTGCGCACCCTGATGGGGCAGAAGGGAGAGGAGATGTATGCTCCGAGTGGTAACTTGTTTCCTGCTCACCTCCTTAAGATGaaacacacaccatacacatcCAGGAGGGAAGGGATCCTCACTCTGCTGAGAGAGCAAAAAGCTTGA